AGCTTGCTTTACGCGACCTGGAGATACGCGGCGCGGGCAATTTGCTCGGCGCTCAGCAGAGCGGGCATATCGACACGGTCGGATACGACCTTTATATGCGTCTGCTGAACGAAGCCGTTCTCGAGGAAAAGGGAGAATATGTCGCGCCAAAGGACGAAAGCACGATCGACCTGACCGTAGACGCATATATACCCGAAAAATATGTTGAAAGCTCAAAGATGCGCATAGACATATACAAAAAAATTGCCGCTTGTGAAAACGACGACGACCTAAGCGATCTTACTGACGAGCTGATAGACCGCTTCGGCGACATTCCGCGCCCGGTGGACAATTTGTTCAGGGTATCCAAGATAAAACGCATGGCGCAGAACGTTCATATCAAGAAAATTACTCAGCAGGAACAGATCATTACATTCATACTCGGCGCTGCGCCGGATATCGAAGCAGTCATGCTGCTTAAACCTGTTTACACATCCCGGCTGAATATTGAACTGGATGAAAAGCCGCGATTTTCTCTTCGACTCAGTCATGCTGCGGCTTCAAATTCAACTCTGCCCGGAGGCATTGCCGGAAGCGTTTCGCCGTCTCAGCTGTCGCTTGATACGACCGATGAGGTTCTCGCGCATTTGGAGGGATTTTCAAAAAAATGACTGAAACAGGAATTGTTATACGCCTTGACGGAAAATATGCGGTGGTTTCCGTGATAAGGAAAAGCGCATGCGTCGGAGAAAGAGGCGGCTGCTCCGGAAGCTGTGCCGGTTGCTCCGGTTGCTCCTCAAAGGCGCTTGAAGCACGCGTTATAAACGAAGCCGGAGCAAGACCCGGCGACACCGTAGAGCTTTACGCGCCTGACTCCAGGATGCTTTTACTCAGCGCGGCCATATTCTTTTTCCCGCTCCTCGCTGCCATCGCCGCGTATTTCGCAGCGAAGCTTTTCGGCGCGGATGACGAGGCGGCTTTGTTTGTGGCGGCGGCTATGTTTGCTCTGACCGGTATAGCTTCTTTGTTTTTCACCAACCGCACAAAGGAAAGCTTTGCCGTGAAGGCGGTAAGGATTATATCCACTCCGTCACATGAAAAGACGGAGTGAATCCGGAGATATCTAAGCAGATAATTATTAATTGTATAATATTTTAAGAGGGAAAAGCCCATATGACAGGGCTTTTTCTCTTTGGAAGCGGCAATTTTTTACTTACCGCGTTAATAATACATTCACCACAAGCACAACGGCGAAAACTCGTATAAAAAAGCCTTGACAAAGCTTTTTAACTCTGTTATAATAAATCGCGCTCAAAAAGGCCCGTTGGTCAAGCGGCTAAGACACCGCCCTCTCAAGGCGGATTCAGGAGTTCGATTCTCCTACGGGTCACCATATCAAAAAAGCACTTCTTTTGGGGGTGCGTCTTAGGGATTTATAATCCCGGAA
The Oscillospiraceae bacterium genome window above contains:
- a CDS encoding SoxR reducing system RseC family protein, with product MTETGIVIRLDGKYAVVSVIRKSACVGERGGCSGSCAGCSGCSSKALEARVINEAGARPGDTVELYAPDSRMLLLSAAIFFFPLLAAIAAYFAAKLFGADDEAALFVAAAMFALTGIASLFFTNRTKESFAVKAVRIISTPSHEKTE